The following are encoded in a window of Penicillium oxalicum strain HP7-1 chromosome II, whole genome shotgun sequence genomic DNA:
- a CDS encoding rRNA-processing protein efg1: protein MSDARRAQSSKRKSRDGSTDVHPRKKQHRQTDAVAEDRSSEDSESDMDHRAPKSKKSSKSDSVPRNEKEYPSVNELKNRIRGVKRLLNKDLPADARIVQERALAGYEQDLADELARRERSNMIKKYHFVRFLDRKTATKQLKRLERREKEKDLNSEQKESLAQKIHIARVNLNYTIYYPLTEKYLSLYPKSHESSAEGDHKPDSGTDSKDSSKIPEGQRPPMWAIVEKCMEEGKLDELREGKLNIGPDGQKIQASAKKVVVPSDEKKAKDKKPTKEPKASSKPDYNPPVADLEKLNRRQRRKELQKARELAAQKAAEEAGDDGFFEM from the exons ATGTCGGACGCTCGCCGTGCTCAAAGCTCCAAGCGCAAGAGCCGCGATGGCTCTACTGATGTTCATCCGCGAAAAAAGCAGCACCGACAGACCGATGCCGTTGCGGAGGATCGCTCGTCCGAAGACTCCGAGAGTGATATGGATCACCGCGCACCTAAGTCAAAGAAGAGCTCAAAGAGTGATTCTGTTCCCAGAAACGAGAAGGAATATCCCTCAGTAAATGAGCTGAAGAACCGTATCCGAGGTGTGAAGCGTCTGCTCAACAAAGACTTGCCTGCAGATGCGCGGATTGTGCAGGAGCGCGCATTAGCTGGCTACGAGCAAGATCTTGCGGATGAATTGGCGCGACGAGAGAGATCGAATATGATTAAGAAGTACCACTTTGTGAGATTTTTGG ATCGCAAGACAGCGACTAAGCAACTCAAGCGCCTTGAGCGTcgtgagaaggagaaggaccTCAACTcagaacagaaagaaagtcTGGCCCAGAAAATTCATATCGCTCGCGTCAACCTCAACTACACCATTTACTACCCTCTCACGGAGAAATACCTTTCACTTTATCCCAAATCGCACGAGTCTTCCGCCGAGGGTGACCACAAGCCCGACTCTGGTACCGACTCCAAGGATTCAAGCAAGATCCCCGAAGGCCAGCGACCACCAATGTGGGCTATTGTTGAGAAGTGCATGGAAGAGGGCAAGCTGGATGAACTTCGGGAAGGCAAGCTGAACATTGGGCCTGATGGTCAAAAGATTCAAGCCTCTGCTAAGAAAGTTGTTGTTCCAAGTGATGAAAAGAAGGCCAAAGATAAAAAGCCGACCAAGGAGCCCAAAGCGTCATCCAAGCCTGATTACAATCCTCCGGTGGCGGATTTGGAGAAGCTCAACAGAAGACAGCGCCGCAAGGAGTTGCAAAAGGCCCGTGAGCTGGCTGCTCAAAAGGCCGCCGAAGAAGCCGGTGACGATGGATTTTTCGAAATGTAA